GCACGTGCCAATGGCACCACCGACATACTCTTCGGTCTGAATTATGCCTCCGGCTCAGCCGGAATTCGCAACGAATCTGGGAAACATGCGGTAatcgattttaaaatagaagtttaattatgaaaaaaccagattaattttttttatattatataaatttcggtttgatttaatttgaattaatagTTTAGTTTGATATTTGCTCGAAATAACGATAAATATGATTGGTCGCAGGGCGAGTGTATACCGTTTGACATGCAGTTAGAACATCACCGAACCGTCGTGTTGCGGTTGGCTGAAATTCTGGGGACTGAATCAGCAACCAATTGGCATCTGAGCAGATGCTTATACACTGTTGGCCTTGGAAACAATGACTATATTAATAACTATTTCTTGCCTCAATATTACACTGCAAGCCGTGATTATACTCTGCCAGAGTTCACTCAGCTTCTCATTCAACAATATACTCAACAAATTAAGGTACTTTGATGATGATCATTCGACGTCGGATGatcaaattaattgatttaatattattttgtttttagcGTATTTTGTTCATTCGACGTCGGATTTATTCACATTTTCAAGATATTGTGAATGTTTTCGTTAGACTTTGTACGAGTATGGAGCACGAAAAATTGCTATTTTCGGAACGGGGCAATTAGGCTGCACCCCAAATGCAATTAGCAGGTATGGAACAGATGGATCTAGTTGTATAGAATTTTTGGAGGCAGCATCTACACTCTTCAACATCAAGCTGAAATCAATGGTTGAGCAACTCAATGCTAATATAACTGATGCAAAATTTATCTACATTAACTATCATTCAATTGGTGCAGATTCTGCTATACTTGGTAAGCTTTCGGTTTGATaattcggtttt
This window of the Mercurialis annua linkage group LG5, ddMerAnnu1.2, whole genome shotgun sequence genome carries:
- the LOC126679947 gene encoding GDSL esterase/lipase At1g29660-like, with translation MQITSRVETHLKMGFRLYFAVAVVTLMTAENFSDGYKQVPCYFIFGDSLADNGNNNDLHTFAKVNFSPYGIDFPFGPTGRFTNGRTTVDVIAQLLGFDHFIPPFARANGTTDILFGLNYASGSAGIRNESGKHAGECIPFDMQLEHHRTVVLRLAEILGTESATNWHLSRCLYTVGLGNNDYINNYFLPQYYTASRDYTLPEFTQLLIQQYTQQIKTLYEYGARKIAIFGTGQLGCTPNAISRYGTDGSSCIEFLEAASTLFNIKLKSMVEQLNANITDAKFIYINYHSIGADSAILGFTNNTGGCCPVASGGQCIADRKPCRNRTSYAFWDSFHPTEAVNEYIAQRSYAAVDPSDAYPFDIQTLVHLNQEISAM